A single genomic interval of Aegicerativicinus sediminis harbors:
- a CDS encoding class I SAM-dependent methyltransferase, with protein sequence MKDLFGKALLDYYLDSDSEDLVTATNISEDDVLPVSYLFRDYADMPKIEQEALKLCEGKILDVGCGSGSHSLFLQNKGEDVKAIDISPLAIKVAQLRGIKKTEVISVFELKETFDTILLLMNGTGIFQEMKQLPKSLQHLKSLLNPGGKILLDSSDIIYMYEDEDGGIWIDTNSGYYGELEYFLSYKGEEELPMKWLYLDFNTLKKACKKVGLKCELVSEGEHFDYLAKLTLS encoded by the coding sequence TTGAAAGATCTATTCGGAAAAGCACTTTTAGATTACTATTTAGATTCTGATTCAGAAGATCTGGTTACGGCAACCAATATTTCTGAAGATGACGTTCTTCCAGTTTCCTATTTGTTTAGGGATTATGCCGATATGCCAAAAATTGAACAAGAAGCACTTAAACTTTGCGAAGGGAAAATATTGGATGTAGGTTGTGGATCTGGCAGTCATAGCCTGTTTCTTCAAAATAAGGGAGAGGATGTTAAAGCTATTGATATTTCGCCGCTTGCCATAAAGGTTGCCCAACTAAGAGGCATTAAAAAAACTGAAGTTATTTCTGTTTTTGAATTGAAGGAAACCTTTGACACAATTCTACTTTTGATGAATGGCACCGGTATTTTTCAAGAAATGAAACAATTGCCAAAATCACTTCAACATTTAAAATCACTTTTAAATCCTGGCGGAAAAATTTTACTTGATTCTTCAGATATTATTTATATGTACGAAGATGAAGATGGCGGTATTTGGATAGACACCAATTCTGGATATTACGGCGAATTGGAATATTTTCTTTCATATAAAGGCGAGGAAGAGTTGCCAATGAAATGGTTATATCTAGATTTTAATACCCTAAAAAAAGCTTGCAAAAAGGTTGGCCTAAAATGCGAGTTGGTCTCTGAAGGTGAGCATTTTGATTATCTTGCTAAACTTACTCTTTCCTAG
- a CDS encoding amidohydrolase gives MPFRFYFLFVFLINFSCEKKEHADLLILDANIYTVDENFSKAGAIAVKDGKIVEVGSTDVIRAKYESDNALELEGKTVVPGFIDSHCHFYNLGFGLNSVNLVGTKSLDEVVERVVSFQKEHYKSIIYGRGWDQNDWEDKEFPTNEKLNELFPDTPIALKRIDGHAALFNEAAIRLANITKDTKINGGEILFNGDRPTGVFIDNAQGLVYSKFPSGDVSEAISSLMDAQDMCLSYGLTTVDDAGLSPFEIGIIDSLQKVGELKIRVYAMVSANRKNLDYYLERGPYKTDKLNVRSFKAYGDGALGSRGALLREPYSDLPGHYGLAVTSLDTLTYIANRLGNSEFQMNTHAIGDSANHALLNIYKEALEGSEDRRWRIEHAQIVSPEDFKEFNDIIPSVQPTHATSDMYWAEDRVGSERIKGAYANKYLLNANGVVALGTDFPVEQVNPFLTFYAAVARQDLENYPDGGFQMENALTREETLKGMTIWGAFVNFEETEKGSIEVGKFADFIVLDKNIMEVPIDEVPSMEVDKTFIAGELVYELPRKE, from the coding sequence ATGCCATTCAGATTCTATTTTCTGTTCGTTTTCCTAATCAATTTTAGCTGTGAAAAGAAAGAACATGCTGACTTACTTATTCTTGATGCTAACATATATACGGTTGATGAAAATTTTTCTAAAGCAGGAGCTATCGCGGTAAAGGATGGAAAAATTGTAGAGGTTGGATCGACAGATGTTATTAGAGCTAAATATGAATCTGACAATGCATTAGAATTAGAGGGTAAAACTGTAGTCCCAGGTTTCATTGATTCCCATTGTCACTTTTACAATTTAGGTTTTGGGTTAAATTCGGTGAATTTGGTCGGAACCAAAAGTTTGGATGAGGTTGTAGAGCGAGTAGTTTCTTTTCAAAAGGAACATTACAAATCCATTATTTATGGCCGAGGTTGGGACCAAAATGATTGGGAGGATAAGGAATTCCCCACCAATGAAAAGCTTAATGAATTGTTTCCCGATACTCCAATTGCTTTAAAGAGAATCGATGGACATGCTGCGTTATTTAATGAGGCAGCAATTAGACTGGCAAACATTACAAAGGACACCAAAATTAATGGTGGAGAAATTTTATTCAACGGTGATAGACCAACTGGTGTGTTTATTGATAATGCACAAGGGTTGGTGTATTCGAAATTTCCATCCGGTGATGTTTCGGAAGCGATTTCTAGTTTAATGGATGCACAAGATATGTGCTTATCTTATGGTCTAACAACAGTAGATGATGCAGGGCTTAGCCCATTTGAGATTGGCATAATTGATAGTCTTCAAAAGGTAGGGGAATTAAAAATTCGTGTCTATGCCATGGTTTCCGCTAATAGAAAAAATTTAGATTACTATCTCGAACGTGGACCTTATAAGACAGATAAATTAAATGTTCGATCTTTTAAAGCCTATGGAGATGGTGCCTTGGGTTCCAGAGGTGCTTTGTTGAGGGAACCGTATTCTGATTTACCTGGTCACTATGGGTTGGCAGTTACTTCATTAGATACCCTTACATATATAGCCAACCGTTTAGGGAATTCAGAATTTCAAATGAATACACATGCCATAGGGGATTCTGCAAATCATGCATTATTGAATATTTATAAAGAAGCTTTGGAAGGTTCTGAAGATAGGCGATGGCGAATTGAGCATGCACAAATTGTTTCTCCAGAAGATTTTAAGGAATTTAATGATATCATTCCATCCGTTCAGCCGACCCATGCAACAAGTGATATGTATTGGGCAGAAGATCGTGTTGGATCAGAAAGAATTAAAGGTGCTTATGCAAATAAATATTTGTTAAACGCAAACGGTGTCGTTGCTCTAGGTACTGATTTTCCTGTGGAGCAAGTAAATCCCTTTCTAACTTTTTATGCGGCAGTAGCAAGACAGGATCTTGAAAATTATCCTGACGGTGGATTTCAAATGGAAAATGCTTTAACAAGAGAGGAGACGCTGAAAGGAATGACCATTTGGGGAGCATTTGTCAATTTCGAAGAGACTGAAAAAGGAAGTATAGAGGTTGGAAAGTTTGCCGACTTCATTGTACTTGACAAAAACATAATGGAGGTTCCAATAGATGAGGTTCCATCGATGGAAGTTGATAAAACTTTTATTGCTGGGGAATTAGTTTATGAGTTACCTAGGAAAGAGTAA
- a CDS encoding TonB-dependent receptor, which translates to MKIIFKVTLLWLSLLFIDISSFAQRKQTNDTINTDVVNVVRPYTPSVSDAFKIKEVPNLNDSVNLQKKEVKYNIFSIPVASTFTPAKGKAANVAKEAPPKIYDNFVTGGFGSYTTILGELYLNHSLSRSESVGGYLSHHSSLGQVEGALLDSEFSNTKLNANFSSQGRSLHYNLDGGFTYDTYNWYGLPESQFEILPPQNPNVGHSFHSAYVGGEIDFLDSFFKKGRLKFTRFGDNQGSGENHFDAQANFKVTIGDAKITTDINLDYLSGEFERNFYTNDPIEYANFNIGFAPSYELRQDDLTLNLGVNFTYLNNIEEGGNKFFIYPNITASYRLVDEILIAYGGIQGELIQNTYKDLASENPFVSPTLFITPTDQQYNAYAGLKGRLSNNISYDVNLGYKADRAKALFKSNSVLGSPEEVYQYGNSFGIVYDDIETFQLGGELAVDVSRNFKMNIKGDYFLYTTDQQEEPWNLPDFQASIFMDYQIDRNWYAGAGIYFVGKRKDQYFEEGTLFPTEPMTITLDGYFDANAHLGYRITDQLSVFAKVNNIAGKNYEKWLNYPVLGFQALGGATFQFDF; encoded by the coding sequence ATGAAAATCATCTTTAAAGTTACCTTACTCTGGTTAAGCTTACTTTTTATTGATATTTCCTCATTCGCACAAAGAAAGCAAACTAATGATACCATTAATACTGATGTTGTGAATGTTGTTAGGCCTTACACACCATCGGTTTCTGACGCATTTAAAATTAAGGAAGTCCCCAATTTGAATGATTCGGTAAACCTGCAAAAGAAAGAGGTAAAATATAATATATTTTCTATTCCAGTAGCGTCAACCTTTACTCCAGCGAAGGGTAAAGCGGCTAATGTCGCAAAGGAAGCACCGCCTAAAATATATGATAATTTTGTCACTGGCGGCTTTGGTAGTTATACCACAATTTTGGGCGAATTATATTTAAACCATTCTCTTAGCCGATCGGAAAGTGTGGGGGGATATTTAAGCCACCATTCCTCTTTAGGTCAGGTTGAAGGGGCTCTTTTAGACAGTGAATTTTCCAATACTAAACTCAATGCTAATTTTAGTTCCCAAGGAAGATCTTTACACTACAATTTAGATGGAGGCTTTACTTATGATACTTATAATTGGTATGGTTTACCTGAATCTCAATTCGAAATTTTACCCCCTCAAAATCCTAATGTTGGGCATTCATTTCATTCTGCTTATGTAGGTGGGGAAATAGACTTTTTGGATTCCTTCTTTAAAAAAGGCAGGTTGAAATTTACACGATTTGGCGACAATCAAGGTAGTGGAGAAAACCATTTCGATGCTCAAGCCAATTTTAAGGTGACTATTGGAGATGCTAAAATTACTACAGATATAAATTTGGATTATTTAAGCGGCGAATTTGAGCGTAACTTTTACACAAATGATCCAATAGAATATGCGAATTTTAATATAGGATTTGCACCAAGTTATGAATTGAGACAGGACGACTTAACCCTGAATTTGGGAGTTAACTTTACTTATTTAAACAATATAGAAGAAGGGGGAAATAAATTTTTCATTTATCCAAATATAACTGCAAGCTATAGATTGGTTGATGAAATTTTAATTGCTTATGGTGGGATTCAGGGAGAATTAATTCAAAACACTTATAAAGATTTGGCCTCTGAAAATCCGTTTGTTTCACCAACCCTTTTTATAACTCCAACCGATCAGCAGTATAATGCATATGCTGGTTTAAAGGGTCGATTGTCCAATAATATCAGTTATGACGTTAATTTGGGTTATAAGGCCGATAGGGCAAAAGCGCTATTTAAGAGCAACAGTGTGCTCGGAAGTCCAGAAGAAGTTTATCAATACGGAAACTCTTTTGGAATTGTTTACGATGATATAGAGACATTTCAGTTAGGGGGCGAATTGGCTGTTGATGTAAGTAGGAATTTTAAAATGAATATAAAGGGAGACTATTTTTTATACACAACCGACCAACAAGAAGAACCCTGGAATTTGCCTGACTTTCAAGCGTCAATTTTTATGGATTATCAAATTGATAGAAATTGGTATGCAGGGGCAGGAATCTATTTCGTTGGAAAGCGAAAAGATCAATATTTTGAGGAAGGAACACTATTTCCAACAGAACCAATGACAATCACTCTTGATGGTTATTTTGACGCCAACGCACATCTCGGCTACAGAATAACAGATCAATTATCGGTCTTCGCAAAGGTTAACAACATTGCAGGTAAGAACTATGAAAAATGGTTAAATTATCCTGTTCTTGGATTTCAAGCATTGGGTGGAGCCACTTTTCAGTTCGATTTCTAA